A genomic region of Glycine max cultivar Williams 82 chromosome 15, Glycine_max_v4.0, whole genome shotgun sequence contains the following coding sequences:
- the PR1-6 gene encoding pathogenesis-related protein 1 precursor — MGLCKVSFPVLCVLGLVMIVSHVANAQDSPADYVNAHNAARSEVGVQNLAWDDTVAAFAQNYANQRKGDCQLIHSGGGGQYGENLAMSTGDLSGTDAVKLWVDEKSNYDYNSNSCVGGECLHYTQVVWRDSVRLGCAKVACDNGGTFITCNYAPPGNYVGQRPY, encoded by the coding sequence atggGGTTGTGCAAGGTTTCATTTCCTGTATTATGTGTGTTGGGGTTGGTCATGATTGTGAGTCACGTTGCCAATGCTCAAGACTCACCAGCAGATTACGTCAATGCACACAACGCTGCAAGATCAGAGGTGGGTGTTCAAAACTTGGCTTGGGATGACACGGTTGCTGCTTTTGCACAGAACTATGCTAATCAACGTAAAGGTGATTGTCAACTGATCCACTCTGGTGGTGGTGGCCAATACGGGGAGAATCTTGCTATGAGCACTGGTGACCTAAGTGGCACAGATGCAGTGAAATTGTGGGTTGATGAGAAGTCTAACTATGACTACAATTCTAATTCCTGTGTTGGTGGAGAGTGTCTGCATTACACTCAGGTTGTTTGGAGAGACTCTGTGCGTCTTGGATGTGCCAAAGTAGCATGTGATAATGGAGGCACTTTCATCACTTGCAACTATGCTCCTCCTGGCAACTATGTTGGCCAAAGACCCTACTAG
- the LOC100527778 gene encoding pathogenesis-related protein 1-like protein precursor — MMSPSHVILSIFFLVCTTTPPLSLAQNTPQDFLDVHNQARAEVGVGPLSWNHTLQAYAQRYANERIPDCNLEHSMGPFGENLAEGYGEMKGSDAVKFWLTEKPYYDHYSNACVHDECLHYTQIVWRDSVHLGCARAKCNNGWVFVICSYSPPGNIEGERPY; from the coding sequence atgatgtCCCCATCCCATGTGATCCTATCCATATTTTTCTTGGTGTGTACAACAACACCACCACTGTCCCTTGCCCAGAACACCCCTCAAGACTTTCTTGATGTGCACAATCAGGCTCGTGCCGAGGTTGGTGTTGGTCCACTCTCATGGAACCACACCCTTCAAGCCTACGCTCAAAGGTATGCCAATGAGAGAATCCCTGACTGCAACCTCGAACACTCCATGGGACCCTTCGGCGAGAATCTCGCTGAAGGGTACGGCGAAATGAAGGGTTCGGATGCTGTCAAATTTTGGCTCACTGAGAAGCCTTACTATGACCACTACTCCAACGCTTGTGTCCATGATGAGTGCTTGCATTATACTCAGATTGTGTGGCGTGATTCTGTTCATCTTGGGTGTGCTAGAGCAAAGTGTAACAATGGCTGGGTGTTTGTTATTTGCAGCTATTCCCCACCAGGCAACATTGAAGGGGAACGACCTTATTGA